One genomic window of Desulfuromonas sp. AOP6 includes the following:
- a CDS encoding pyruvate, water dikinase regulatory protein, whose product MGSPQLVYLLSDATGETAEKIVMAGLTQFRDKEVKVNRISNVRTKSQVYEALDQALKQNAIVVYTIVNRDLAQLVHDECDALGLSCLDLITPLLMKLAEFFGRSPGETPGLLHRIDEDYFRRIDAVEFTVRHDDGQETRHLTKADIVLVGISRSSKTPLSIYLAHRGWKVANVPMVQGIDLPEEIFHVDPQKVAGLVIDPERLMELRAARLRNLGQASRTAYADYEKIEEELAYAKAFFRRQGWVVIDVSGKAVEETANEVLVKLKLT is encoded by the coding sequence ATGGGGTCTCCCCAACTCGTATATCTGCTCTCTGACGCCACTGGAGAAACGGCTGAGAAGATCGTCATGGCGGGCCTGACCCAGTTCCGGGATAAAGAGGTCAAAGTTAACCGGATCAGCAACGTCAGGACCAAGAGCCAGGTTTACGAGGCCCTGGATCAGGCTCTGAAGCAGAATGCCATCGTTGTCTACACCATCGTCAATCGCGACCTGGCCCAACTTGTTCATGACGAATGCGATGCCCTCGGCCTTTCCTGCCTGGACCTTATTACGCCCCTGCTGATGAAACTGGCGGAATTCTTCGGGCGCTCCCCCGGAGAAACTCCCGGACTGCTGCACCGGATCGACGAGGATTATTTTCGACGCATTGATGCGGTAGAGTTCACCGTGCGCCACGATGATGGTCAGGAAACCCGCCACCTCACCAAGGCGGATATCGTTCTGGTCGGCATCTCACGCTCCAGTAAGACCCCTTTGTCCATCTACCTGGCTCATCGCGGCTGGAAGGTGGCCAATGTGCCCATGGTACAGGGGATAGACCTCCCCGAGGAAATATTCCATGTCGACCCCCAGAAGGTCGCCGGACTGGTCATTGATCCCGAGCGCCTGATGGAATTGCGGGCCGCCCGACTGCGCAATCTCGGTCAGGCCTCCCGCACGGCCTACGCCGACTATGAAAAAATCGAAGAGGAATTGGCCTACGCCAAGGCCTTTTTCCGACGACAGGGGTGGGTCGTGATCGACGTGTCGGGAAAAGCCGTGGAAGAGACGGCCAACGAAGTGCTCGTCAAATTAAAACTGACCTAA
- the prmA gene encoding 50S ribosomal protein L11 methyltransferase codes for MKKTWLEIQILVPATGIDLVCGELTELGCEGITVEERPLDTFVPPDPDEILADEQVIKAYFPDEGDALSLCRGIQERLEYLQPFVPGLVAALPDALPVRTEDWAQNWKQHFQAVRIGSRLVIKPTWEEFIPESDDVIVQLDPGMAFGTGTHGTTRLCLEALAALFEGEHPPRRVLDVGTGSGILAIAAAALGAGRVLACDIEEEACRTARANAELNGVEARIEVTGAPLESLEGGFDLVLANILAEENIRLAPELISRLNPGGALILSGILMEKEPAVVEAFATYPLSSPHITHLEEWSCLLYRAGA; via the coding sequence ATGAAAAAGACGTGGCTTGAAATACAAATTTTGGTTCCAGCCACCGGCATCGACCTGGTGTGCGGTGAACTGACGGAGCTCGGCTGTGAGGGCATCACTGTGGAAGAGCGGCCCCTTGACACCTTTGTGCCGCCCGACCCTGATGAAATCCTCGCCGATGAACAAGTCATCAAGGCCTATTTTCCCGATGAAGGTGACGCCCTGTCCCTTTGCCGGGGCATCCAGGAACGACTGGAATACCTGCAGCCCTTTGTCCCCGGCCTTGTCGCTGCCTTGCCCGATGCGTTGCCGGTCCGAACGGAAGACTGGGCGCAAAACTGGAAACAGCACTTCCAGGCTGTTCGTATCGGCAGCCGTCTGGTCATCAAGCCGACCTGGGAAGAGTTCATCCCTGAGTCTGACGATGTCATCGTGCAACTCGATCCGGGCATGGCTTTCGGAACAGGTACCCACGGCACCACACGTCTGTGCCTGGAAGCGCTGGCGGCGCTTTTCGAGGGCGAGCATCCTCCTCGACGGGTGCTCGATGTCGGTACCGGGTCGGGCATTCTTGCCATCGCCGCCGCCGCTCTCGGTGCCGGGCGCGTACTTGCCTGCGATATCGAAGAGGAAGCCTGCCGCACGGCTCGCGCCAATGCTGAGCTCAATGGTGTAGAGGCGCGGATCGAGGTGACTGGTGCGCCTCTCGAAAGTCTTGAAGGGGGATTCGACCTGGTGCTGGCCAATATCCTCGCCGAAGAAAATATCCGCCTGGCGCCAGAACTGATCTCCCGGCTTAACCCCGGTGGTGCCCTGATTCTCTCCGGTATTCTGATGGAGAAGGAGCCCGCCGTCGTTGAGGCCTTCGCCACTTATCCCCTGTCGTCTCCCCACATCACCCACCTGGAAGAATGGTCCTGCCTGCTGTACCGCGCCGGTGCCTGA